In one window of Rhodopseudomonas palustris HaA2 DNA:
- the bamA gene encoding outer membrane protein assembly factor BamA, producing MIRRWGTTIAKLLFAATLLASDVTSMAGVAAAQVASSASASIVVEGNRRVEADTIRSYFKPGPDGRLDPSALDDGLKGLIATGLFQDVKINGAGGRLVVAVVENPVIGRVVFEGNKKIKDEQLSAELQSRPRGALSRAVVQSDTLRIAEIYRRSGRYDVRVTPEVIDRPNGRVDLVFRVEEGAKTGVKSIEFVGNVAFSASRLRDVIRTRETNFLSFLASNDIYDPDRVEADRDLIRRFYLKNGFADAQVVAALTEFDPDKKGFLITFKIEEGQQYRIGSVDFRANIPGFDPNWLRSYSRVKAGALYNVELLEKSVEEMQIEASRRGFSFAVVKPSGDRNFDSHTVSVTFNADEGARIYIERIEIRGNTRTRDYVLRREFDVAEGDAYNRALVDRAERRLKNLDFFKSVKIVTEPGSSTDRVILAVEVEEKSTGDFSVSGGYSTSDGALGEVSVSERNLMGRGLFGKVSVSYGQYSRGASLSIVEPYLFDYRLALGLDLYYKQQLQNSYTSYDMTTLGFSPRLGIALREDLSLQLRYSLYQQKVTLSDAYNNCNNNAANTSLSYNPTPAYIKEVLGGVDPTNASGSSYYGYGCYADGETSLPVRKELADGAKITSSIGYTLNYNTLDNTKNPTDGLLLDLRQDFAGVGGDVTYLKTVGDAKYYTPLVAEIVGLIHLQGGVLSKLGNNEIRMLDHFQMGANLVRGFATNGIGPRDISYWSMSESGDSLGGTKYWGASFELQMPFWFLPKEVGLKGAVYADAGSLWGYQGPTSWAATGEVNSSACPHCGLQYDDSKIVRSSVGVGLIWASPFGPLRFDYAIPLSKGKYDTVQEFKFGGGTSF from the coding sequence ATGATACGTCGGTGGGGCACGACAATTGCCAAGTTACTCTTCGCGGCGACGCTGCTGGCGTCGGACGTGACTTCGATGGCGGGCGTGGCTGCCGCGCAGGTCGCATCCAGCGCCTCCGCGAGCATCGTCGTCGAGGGTAATCGTCGTGTCGAGGCCGACACCATCCGCTCCTATTTCAAGCCGGGCCCCGACGGCCGTCTCGACCCGTCGGCGCTCGACGACGGGCTGAAGGGCCTGATCGCGACCGGCCTGTTTCAGGACGTCAAGATCAACGGCGCCGGAGGCCGTCTGGTGGTGGCCGTGGTCGAGAATCCGGTGATCGGTCGGGTCGTGTTCGAGGGCAACAAGAAGATCAAGGACGAACAGCTTTCAGCCGAGCTGCAGTCCAGGCCGCGCGGCGCGTTGTCGCGAGCGGTGGTGCAGTCGGACACGCTGCGGATCGCCGAGATCTATCGACGTTCGGGTCGCTACGACGTTCGCGTCACGCCGGAAGTGATCGACCGGCCGAACGGTCGCGTCGACCTGGTGTTTCGCGTCGAAGAGGGCGCGAAGACCGGCGTCAAGTCGATCGAGTTCGTCGGCAACGTCGCGTTTTCGGCGTCGCGGCTGAGGGACGTGATCCGGACCCGGGAAACCAACTTCCTGAGCTTTCTCGCCAGTAACGACATCTACGATCCGGATCGGGTGGAAGCCGATCGCGACCTGATTCGGCGGTTCTATCTCAAGAACGGCTTCGCGGACGCGCAGGTGGTGGCCGCGCTGACCGAATTCGATCCCGACAAGAAGGGCTTCCTCATCACCTTCAAGATCGAGGAAGGGCAGCAGTACCGGATCGGGTCGGTCGATTTCCGCGCCAATATCCCGGGCTTCGACCCGAACTGGCTGCGCAGCTATTCCCGCGTCAAGGCCGGGGCGCTCTACAACGTCGAACTGCTGGAAAAATCCGTCGAGGAAATGCAGATCGAGGCCTCGCGCCGCGGATTTTCCTTCGCGGTGGTGAAGCCCAGCGGCGACCGCAACTTCGACTCGCACACCGTGTCGGTCACTTTCAACGCCGATGAGGGCGCGCGCATCTACATCGAGCGGATCGAGATCCGCGGCAATACGCGGACGCGCGACTACGTGCTCCGGCGCGAGTTCGATGTCGCCGAAGGCGACGCCTACAACCGCGCGCTGGTGGACCGCGCCGAGCGGCGCCTGAAGAACCTGGATTTCTTCAAGTCGGTGAAGATCGTCACGGAGCCGGGGTCGTCGACCGACCGCGTCATCCTCGCCGTCGAGGTCGAGGAAAAGTCGACCGGCGATTTCTCGGTCTCGGGCGGCTATTCGACCAGCGACGGCGCACTGGGCGAGGTGTCGGTCTCCGAACGCAACCTGATGGGGCGCGGTCTGTTTGGGAAGGTGTCGGTGTCCTACGGGCAGTATTCGCGGGGCGCGTCGCTGTCGATCGTCGAGCCGTATCTGTTCGACTACCGGCTCGCGCTGGGGCTGGACCTCTACTACAAGCAGCAACTTCAGAACAGCTACACCAGCTACGATATGACGACGCTGGGGTTCTCGCCCCGTCTCGGCATCGCGTTGCGCGAGGATTTGTCGCTGCAGTTGCGATACTCGCTGTATCAACAAAAGGTGACGCTGTCGGACGCCTACAACAATTGCAACAACAACGCCGCGAACACCTCCCTCTCTTACAATCCGACCCCGGCCTACATCAAGGAAGTGCTGGGGGGCGTCGACCCGACCAATGCGAGCGGTTCATCGTATTACGGCTACGGCTGCTACGCCGACGGCGAAACCAGCCTGCCGGTCCGCAAGGAGCTGGCCGACGGCGCCAAAATCACTTCGTCGATCGGCTACACGCTCAATTACAATACGCTGGACAATACCAAGAATCCGACCGACGGGCTTCTTCTCGACTTGCGCCAGGACTTCGCCGGCGTCGGCGGCGACGTGACCTACTTGAAGACCGTGGGCGACGCGAAATACTACACGCCGCTGGTCGCCGAAATCGTCGGCCTGATCCACCTGCAAGGCGGCGTGCTCAGCAAGCTCGGCAACAACGAGATCAGGATGCTGGATCATTTCCAGATGGGCGCGAACCTGGTGCGCGGCTTTGCGACGAACGGCATCGGACCGCGCGACATCAGTTACTGGAGCATGAGTGAATCGGGCGATTCGCTGGGCGGCACGAAATATTGGGGCGCGTCGTTCGAATTGCAGATGCCGTTCTGGTTCCTTCCCAAAGAGGTCGGGTTGAAGGGCGCGGTGTACGCCGACGCGGGATCGTTGTGGGGCTATCAGGGCCCGACCTCGTGGGCCGCGACCGGCGAAGTGAATTCGTCCGCCTGCCCGCATTGCGGACTGCAATATGACGACAGCAAGATCGTCCGCAGCTCGGTCGGTGTCGGATTGATCTGGGCGTCGCCGTTCGGCCCGTTGAGGTTCGACTACGCCATCCCACTGTCGAAAGGCAAATACGACACCGTGCAGGAGTTCAAATTCGGCGGCGGAACGTCGTTCTAA
- a CDS encoding ABC transporter substrate-binding protein yields the protein MRKRLVGLAAAAAIALSAPAAHAQKKYDTGASDTAIKVGQTAPLSGPASAYSSIAKTQAAYMRMINEQGGINGRKIDLIQYDDAYSPPKTVEQVRKLVEGDEVLLTFQIIGTAPNAAVLRYLNGKKVPQLFAATGAARFTDPKNFPWTMGFNPSYFVEGRIYGQFILAKHPNAKVGVLWQNDDLGKDYLAGIKAGLGDKAAQMIVAEASYELSEPTIDSQILKIRDSGADLLFSAATPKQAAQAIKKLAEIGWKPVHIIDINAGSIGAVLKPAGLDASKGVISVGYVKEPDDPQWANDPGNRRYLDFMAKYYPEGDRNSSFNVYGYITAQLLVHVLKQCGDTLTRDNVMYQASHMTKVPLDMLLPGISVTTTPTDYRVNKQFQMATFDGEKWERFGDIITDAAKE from the coding sequence ATGAGGAAACGACTCGTCGGGCTCGCCGCCGCGGCGGCCATCGCATTGTCGGCCCCGGCCGCGCATGCCCAGAAGAAATACGATACCGGCGCCAGCGACACCGCGATCAAGGTCGGCCAGACCGCGCCGCTGTCGGGCCCGGCCTCGGCCTATTCGTCGATCGCCAAGACCCAGGCCGCCTATATGCGGATGATCAACGAGCAGGGCGGCATCAACGGCCGCAAGATCGACCTCATTCAGTACGACGACGCCTATTCGCCGCCGAAGACGGTGGAGCAGGTTCGCAAGCTGGTGGAAGGCGACGAGGTGCTGCTGACCTTCCAGATCATCGGCACCGCGCCGAACGCGGCGGTGCTGAGATATCTCAACGGCAAGAAGGTGCCGCAACTGTTCGCCGCCACCGGTGCGGCGCGGTTCACCGATCCGAAGAATTTCCCGTGGACGATGGGCTTCAACCCGAGCTACTTCGTCGAGGGTCGGATCTACGGCCAGTTCATCCTGGCGAAGCATCCGAACGCCAAGGTCGGCGTGCTGTGGCAGAACGACGACCTCGGTAAGGATTATCTGGCGGGCATCAAGGCCGGGCTCGGCGACAAGGCGGCGCAGATGATCGTCGCCGAGGCATCCTACGAGCTGAGCGAACCGACGATCGATTCGCAGATCCTCAAGATCCGGGATTCCGGCGCCGACCTGCTGTTCAGCGCCGCGACGCCGAAGCAGGCCGCGCAGGCGATCAAGAAGCTCGCCGAGATCGGCTGGAAACCGGTGCACATCATCGACATCAATGCCGGCTCGATCGGCGCGGTGCTGAAGCCGGCCGGGCTGGACGCCTCCAAGGGCGTGATCAGCGTCGGCTACGTCAAGGAGCCGGACGATCCGCAATGGGCGAACGATCCCGGCAACCGGCGCTATCTCGACTTCATGGCGAAATACTATCCCGAGGGCGACCGCAATTCGAGCTTCAACGTCTACGGCTACATCACCGCCCAGTTGCTGGTGCATGTGCTGAAGCAGTGCGGCGACACGCTCACCCGCGACAACGTGATGTACCAGGCGAGCCACATGACCAAGGTGCCGCTCGACATGCTGCTGCCCGGCATCAGCGTCACCACCACGCCGACCGACTATCGGGTCAACAAGCAGTTCCAGATGGCGACGTTCGACGGCGAGAAATGGGAACGCTTCGGCGACATCATCACCGACGCCGCCAAGGAGTAG
- a CDS encoding Bug family tripartite tricarboxylate transporter substrate binding protein: MILTRRSLLASAAALAATPKRSAFAADEWPTRIVRMISPYGAGGANDISLRIFNEYFERDLKQQFMVENKPGAGTRIANETVAHAAPDGYTFLYAAAPYATAEALFGKLNYARSELRPVAMAVVAPIFLIINAKSDYTTLPELIAYGKAKKDGLTFGSPGPGSQPHLAAELLFRTAGVKGLNIPFRGDSAAYTELLAGRVDATFTAISTALPHIKAGNFRVLGVASAERSTIYPDAPTLVELGFPQIVAAGWYGFMAPAATPAPIVAKLESTVLRALQDATVTQKLLAQGLEAHGRSGADFATFIDDETRKWSKLIEDAGLKGQP; the protein is encoded by the coding sequence ATGATCTTGACCCGCCGCTCCCTGCTCGCCTCGGCCGCGGCACTCGCCGCAACGCCGAAGCGCTCCGCTTTCGCCGCCGACGAGTGGCCGACGCGGATCGTCCGGATGATTTCGCCCTATGGCGCCGGCGGCGCCAACGACATCTCGCTGCGTATCTTCAACGAGTACTTCGAACGCGACCTCAAGCAGCAGTTCATGGTCGAGAACAAGCCCGGCGCCGGCACCCGCATCGCCAACGAGACGGTGGCGCACGCCGCGCCCGACGGCTACACGTTCCTCTACGCCGCCGCGCCCTACGCCACCGCCGAGGCGCTGTTCGGCAAGCTGAACTACGCGCGCAGCGAGCTGCGCCCGGTGGCGATGGCGGTGGTCGCACCGATCTTCCTGATCATCAACGCCAAATCCGACTACACCACGCTGCCCGAGCTGATCGCCTACGGCAAGGCCAAGAAGGACGGCCTGACCTTCGGCTCGCCGGGCCCCGGCTCGCAGCCGCATCTCGCCGCCGAATTGCTGTTCAGGACCGCCGGCGTCAAGGGCCTCAACATCCCGTTCCGCGGCGATTCCGCGGCCTATACCGAGCTGCTCGCCGGCCGCGTCGACGCCACCTTCACGGCGATCAGCACCGCGCTGCCGCACATCAAGGCCGGCAATTTCCGCGTGCTCGGCGTCGCCTCGGCGGAGCGCAGCACGATCTATCCGGACGCGCCGACGCTGGTCGAGCTGGGCTTCCCGCAGATCGTCGCCGCCGGCTGGTACGGCTTCATGGCGCCGGCCGCCACGCCGGCGCCGATCGTCGCCAAGCTGGAGAGCACGGTGCTGCGCGCGCTGCAGGACGCGACCGTGACGCAGAAGCTGCTCGCCCAGGGGCTCGAAGCCCACGGCCGCAGCGGCGCCGACTTCGCGACCTTCATCGACGACGAAACCCGCAAATGGAGCAAGCTGATCGAGGACGCGGGCCTGAAGGGACAACCATAG
- a CDS encoding IclR family transcriptional regulator, whose amino-acid sequence MIEDPQSPVAFAPLPAGAMLADSAGDAAFATTLAKGLIVLEAFDAGTPLLGNMEIAVRTGIPRPTVARLTHTLAELGYLRFDPALSKYGVGPRALRMAHPLLADMPFRQLARPLMQDLAASVRGTVSIGLLDGPSVIYVETARSGDVGPHSPDIGMPIPVVRTAMGRAAASLLPPDEAELLARRIAAADRSAWERDGELYRAGLAQCAQRGFCTCFGDYMPSIHAVAAPLFRSSRLKRTFAINCGIPEFRLQPGQLEAEIGPRIRALAAAIRAMFHEADAAAAPRLRQSRNAR is encoded by the coding sequence ATGATCGAGGACCCGCAGTCGCCTGTCGCGTTCGCGCCCCTGCCCGCCGGAGCCATGCTGGCGGACAGCGCCGGCGATGCCGCGTTCGCCACCACGCTCGCCAAGGGCCTGATCGTGCTCGAAGCGTTCGACGCCGGCACGCCGCTGCTCGGCAACATGGAGATCGCGGTGCGCACCGGCATCCCGCGGCCGACGGTGGCGCGGCTGACGCATACGCTCGCCGAACTCGGCTATCTGCGGTTCGACCCTGCGCTGTCGAAATACGGCGTCGGCCCCCGGGCGCTGCGGATGGCGCATCCGCTGCTCGCCGACATGCCGTTCCGTCAGCTCGCCCGGCCCCTGATGCAGGATCTGGCGGCGAGCGTGCGCGGCACCGTCTCGATCGGCCTGCTCGACGGCCCGTCGGTGATCTATGTCGAAACGGCTCGCTCCGGCGATGTTGGCCCGCACAGCCCGGACATCGGCATGCCGATCCCGGTGGTGCGCACCGCGATGGGCCGTGCCGCAGCGTCGCTGCTGCCGCCCGACGAGGCCGAGCTGCTGGCGCGGCGGATCGCTGCGGCCGACCGCTCGGCGTGGGAGCGCGACGGCGAGTTGTATCGCGCCGGCCTGGCGCAATGCGCGCAGCGCGGCTTCTGCACCTGCTTCGGCGACTACATGCCGTCGATCCACGCCGTGGCGGCGCCGCTGTTCCGCTCCAGCCGCTTGAAGCGGACGTTTGCGATCAATTGCGGCATCCCGGAATTCCGGCTGCAGCCGGGCCAGCTCGAAGCCGAGATCGGCCCGCGCATCCGCGCGCTCGCGGCCGCCATCCGCGCGATGTTTCACGAAGCCGACGCCGCGGCCGCGCCACGGTTGCGGCAGAGCCGGAACGCGAGGTGA
- the fsrB gene encoding siderophore utilization protein FsrB produces MRAIFGRLHRWAGLLTAAFLFFSGVTGAIISWDHEIDETLNAKFYDVSTPGPAMASVDLVKQIESRDPRARVIFFPMTPEPGHSLAFFVQPRIDPSTSKRYPLDYNQIFLDPNTGAELGRRYWGAVWPVTSENFVSFLYKLHYTMHIPEFWGSDRWGARLLGIIAIIWTIDCFVGFYLTLPARRLLRAGQAPSVKRELGKGFWARWAPAWKIKTSGSAYRINFDIHRAFSLWTWAVLFVVAFTAFSLNLYFEVFSPIMKTVSNYTPTPFEQRPYRSLDDPIEPKMSFAQIAARAEADGKARGFTAPLGSLFYGPAHGVFAAQFFKPGDDHGAAGVGPAQLYYDSEDGRPLGERLPWVGTAADIFVQMQFPLHSGRILGLPGRILISAMGLVVAALSVTGVVIWWRKRRARIASRRGATRAGARPAGSRWPVPGEPERAG; encoded by the coding sequence ATGAGAGCGATATTCGGGCGACTGCACCGCTGGGCCGGACTACTCACCGCCGCCTTTCTGTTCTTCTCAGGCGTCACCGGCGCGATCATCTCGTGGGACCACGAGATCGACGAGACGCTCAACGCCAAGTTCTACGATGTCTCGACGCCCGGGCCGGCGATGGCGTCGGTCGACCTCGTCAAGCAGATCGAGAGCCGCGATCCGCGCGCGCGCGTGATCTTCTTTCCGATGACGCCGGAGCCCGGCCATTCGCTGGCGTTCTTCGTGCAGCCGCGGATCGATCCGTCGACCAGCAAGCGCTACCCGCTCGACTACAACCAGATCTTCCTCGATCCCAACACCGGCGCCGAACTGGGGCGCCGCTATTGGGGCGCGGTGTGGCCGGTGACCAGCGAGAACTTCGTCTCGTTTCTCTACAAGCTGCACTACACCATGCACATTCCCGAATTCTGGGGCAGCGACCGCTGGGGCGCGCGGCTGCTCGGCATCATCGCGATCATCTGGACGATCGACTGCTTCGTCGGCTTCTACCTGACGCTGCCGGCGCGGCGGCTGCTACGCGCCGGGCAGGCGCCGTCGGTGAAGCGCGAACTCGGCAAGGGCTTCTGGGCGCGCTGGGCGCCGGCCTGGAAGATCAAAACCTCGGGCAGCGCCTACCGGATCAATTTCGACATCCATCGCGCCTTCAGCCTGTGGACCTGGGCGGTGCTGTTCGTGGTCGCCTTCACGGCGTTCTCGCTGAATTTGTATTTCGAGGTGTTCTCGCCGATCATGAAGACGGTGTCGAACTACACGCCGACGCCGTTCGAGCAGCGGCCGTATCGCAGCCTCGACGATCCGATCGAGCCGAAGATGAGTTTCGCGCAGATCGCCGCGCGCGCGGAAGCCGACGGCAAGGCGCGCGGCTTCACCGCGCCGCTCGGCTCGTTGTTCTACGGCCCGGCGCACGGCGTATTCGCCGCCCAGTTCTTCAAGCCGGGCGACGATCACGGCGCCGCCGGCGTCGGGCCGGCGCAATTGTATTACGACAGCGAGGACGGCCGCCCGCTCGGCGAGCGGCTGCCCTGGGTCGGCACCGCGGCCGACATCTTCGTGCAGATGCAGTTCCCGCTGCATTCCGGAAGAATCCTGGGCCTGCCCGGCCGCATCCTGATCTCGGCGATGGGGCTCGTGGTGGCGGCGCTGTCGGTCACCGGCGTGGTGATCTGGTGGCGCAAGCGCCGCGCCCGGATCGCCTCGCGGCGCGGCGCTACGCGCGCGGGCGCCCGCCCGGCCGGATCGCGCTGGCCTGTACCGGGCGAGCCCGAGCGCGCCGGCTGA